The Pseudobythopirellula maris genome has a window encoding:
- the hisC gene encoding histidinol-phosphate transaminase: MFRPEIERMRGYQPGEQPRGTKVVKLNTNENPYPASPKVAEAVAAAVPSLRRYPDPHATAFRMRAADVLSQQSDAITPDWILCGNGSDDILTIVTRTFVGEGQVVRYATPSYVLYQTLAEIQGAAQEIVPYESDWSLGFEFTAPDERLRLAYLANPNSPSGVCLAPGEVAAIADMLPCPLLVDEAYADFADTNCLDLVRSNERVMVSRTLSKSYALAGLRFGYLVAQPQVIEQLGKVKDSYNCDALSIAAATAAIDDQAWLEENVNRVRAGRERLMGGLEGLGFAVTPSQANFVWVTHPRVGHDQLYLSLKERGVLVRYLSYPNWGDGLRITVGDDAQIDTLLAMLGEMV, translated from the coding sequence ATGTTCCGACCCGAGATCGAGCGGATGCGTGGTTACCAGCCCGGCGAGCAGCCGCGCGGGACCAAGGTCGTCAAGCTCAACACGAACGAGAATCCCTATCCCGCCTCGCCCAAAGTGGCCGAAGCGGTCGCCGCCGCCGTCCCTTCGCTGCGTCGCTACCCCGACCCGCACGCCACGGCCTTTCGCATGCGCGCGGCCGATGTGCTCTCGCAGCAGAGCGACGCGATCACGCCCGACTGGATCCTGTGCGGCAACGGCAGCGACGACATCCTGACGATCGTCACCCGCACGTTCGTGGGCGAGGGCCAAGTCGTCCGCTACGCCACGCCGAGCTACGTGCTCTACCAAACGCTCGCCGAGATCCAGGGCGCCGCCCAGGAGATCGTTCCGTACGAGAGCGACTGGTCGCTGGGCTTCGAGTTCACCGCGCCCGACGAGCGGCTGCGGCTGGCGTACCTGGCCAACCCGAACAGCCCCTCGGGCGTCTGCCTGGCGCCGGGCGAGGTGGCGGCGATCGCCGACATGCTCCCGTGCCCGCTGCTCGTGGACGAGGCGTACGCCGACTTCGCCGACACCAACTGCTTGGACCTGGTCCGCTCGAACGAGCGGGTGATGGTCAGCCGCACTTTGTCCAAGAGCTACGCGCTCGCCGGGCTGCGGTTCGGCTACCTCGTGGCCCAGCCGCAAGTGATCGAGCAGCTCGGCAAGGTGAAAGACAGTTACAACTGCGACGCCCTTTCGATCGCCGCCGCCACGGCCGCGATCGACGACCAGGCGTGGCTCGAGGAGAACGTCAACCGGGTCCGCGCCGGACGCGAACGCCTCATGGGAGGCCTCGAGGGCCTCGGGTTTGCGGTGACCCCGTCGCAGGCCAACTTCGTGTGGGTCACGCACCCACGCGTGGGCCACGATCAGCTCTACCTGTCGCTCAAGGAGCGGGGCGTGCTGGTCCGGTACCTCAGCTATCCCAACTGGGGCGACGGCCTGCGGATTACGGTGGGCGACGACGCGCAGATCGACACGCTGCTCGCGATGCTCGGCGAGATGGTCTGA
- a CDS encoding threonine aldolase family protein, with the protein MIDLRSDTMTRPTAGMREAMARAEVGDDVCGEDPTVIALEERVAHTLGKEAALFVPSGTMGNQIGIRLHCQPGDEFLTEAESHVLNYEQAAYAQLFGLAARAVVSTDGLPAIDDLDAAVRPDSDHAPRTRLLTLENTHNRWGGRLLQLAEVERVCLWAEGRGLGRHLDAARLWNAAVATGQSPASLSKPFDTVSVCFSKGLGCPVGSVLAGPKEMIRAARRLRKALGGGWRQAGILAAAAIYALDNHIDRLAEDHRHADRLADAVREAPGLTLVDDRCDTNIVMFDVEPSMGTGDAFCQRLETRGVRTWSVRPQRVRALTHLDVDSPRIDEACEAILAVAGGE; encoded by the coding sequence ATGATCGATCTGCGTAGCGACACGATGACACGCCCCACGGCCGGTATGCGCGAAGCCATGGCCCGCGCCGAAGTGGGCGACGACGTTTGCGGCGAAGACCCCACGGTGATCGCCCTCGAGGAGCGGGTCGCCCACACGCTCGGCAAGGAGGCGGCGCTGTTTGTCCCGTCGGGGACGATGGGCAACCAGATCGGCATCCGGCTGCACTGCCAGCCGGGCGACGAGTTCCTCACGGAGGCCGAGAGCCACGTGCTCAACTACGAGCAGGCGGCCTACGCCCAGCTGTTCGGCCTGGCGGCCCGGGCGGTTGTGTCGACCGACGGGCTGCCCGCGATCGACGATTTGGACGCCGCCGTGCGGCCCGACAGCGACCACGCCCCACGCACCCGGCTGCTCACGCTGGAGAACACGCACAACCGTTGGGGCGGCCGGCTGCTGCAGCTGGCCGAGGTGGAGCGCGTTTGCCTGTGGGCCGAGGGCCGTGGCCTGGGGCGTCACCTCGACGCCGCCCGGCTGTGGAACGCCGCGGTCGCCACCGGCCAGTCGCCCGCGAGCCTCAGCAAGCCGTTCGACACGGTGAGCGTTTGCTTCAGCAAGGGCCTCGGCTGCCCGGTCGGCTCGGTGCTCGCCGGGCCTAAGGAGATGATCCGCGCCGCGAGGCGGCTGCGCAAAGCGCTCGGCGGCGGGTGGCGGCAGGCGGGCATCCTGGCGGCCGCCGCGATCTACGCGCTCGACAACCACATCGACCGCTTGGCAGAAGACCACCGCCACGCCGACCGGTTGGCCGACGCCGTCCGCGAGGCGCCAGGCCTCACGTTGGTCGACGACCGGTGCGACACGAATATCGTGATGTTTGACGTCGAGCCCTCAATGGGCACGGGCGACGCCTTCTGCCAGCGTCTCGAAACACGCGGCGTTCGCACGTGGTCGGTTCGCCCCCAACGCGTCAGGGCGCTGACGCACCTCGACGTCGATTCACCTCGGATCGATGAGGCGTGTGAGGCGATCTTGGCGGTCGCGGGCGGGGAGTAG
- a CDS encoding SulP family inorganic anion transporter, whose product MIPQRFTPKLYTLLREGYGVSSLKADAMAGLTVAIVALPLAMALGIASGATPEQGLLTAIVAGFFISALGGSRVQIGGPTGAFVVIIAGVIAQYGFDGLALATLLAGVILIVAGYAQLGQIIRYIPHPVITGFTAGIAVIIASSQVRDFLGLPIDEVPAEIIPKWAAYFAAFNAIDPWAVGVGAGSLFTILLLRRFAPRAPGYLIAVLLSALFVAATHAPVETIGTKFGEVESALPSLSPPAWDFEKLASVTPAAFTIAFLAGIEALLSAVVADGMTGYRHRPNQELVGQGVANLASALFGGLPATGAIARTAANVKAGGRTPVAGIIHSALLMAIVYFFSGSMTSIPLASLAAILFVVAWGMSEHRQFVHLLKLPSSDRAVMLLTFLLTVFVDLTAAIGVGVTIASLLFMKHMSDSVSVTPQGGLVADALDNEQEDTTQRTELPPGVEVFRITGPLFFGVSNALVDTLHDIGQKPEAMIIRMKQVPYIDASGAKSIREMIKVCRDDGIKVVLSSPRKQPLGLLKKAGVFENGDDVVCAPSYDRAIEIAQDIVEQRAPNPFAETG is encoded by the coding sequence ATGATCCCACAACGCTTCACCCCTAAGCTGTACACCCTCCTCAGGGAGGGCTATGGGGTTTCGTCTCTCAAGGCGGACGCGATGGCCGGCCTCACGGTCGCCATTGTGGCCTTGCCGTTGGCGATGGCGCTGGGGATTGCGAGCGGCGCCACCCCCGAGCAGGGGCTTTTAACCGCCATCGTGGCCGGCTTCTTCATTTCGGCGCTGGGCGGCTCGCGGGTCCAGATCGGCGGGCCCACGGGGGCGTTCGTCGTGATCATCGCGGGCGTGATCGCACAGTACGGCTTTGACGGTCTGGCGCTGGCGACGCTGCTCGCGGGCGTCATTCTCATCGTCGCCGGGTACGCCCAGCTCGGCCAAATCATCCGCTACATCCCGCACCCCGTCATCACCGGTTTCACGGCCGGCATCGCGGTGATCATCGCCTCCTCGCAGGTCCGCGACTTCCTGGGGCTGCCGATTGACGAAGTGCCGGCCGAGATCATCCCCAAGTGGGCGGCGTACTTCGCGGCCTTCAATGCGATCGACCCGTGGGCGGTTGGGGTTGGAGCCGGGTCGCTGTTCACGATCCTGCTCTTACGCCGTTTCGCCCCGCGGGCGCCGGGGTACCTGATCGCCGTGCTGCTGTCGGCGTTGTTTGTCGCGGCGACGCACGCGCCGGTCGAGACCATCGGGACGAAGTTCGGCGAGGTCGAGAGCGCTCTGCCCTCGCTGTCGCCACCCGCTTGGGATTTCGAGAAGCTAGCGAGTGTCACCCCCGCGGCGTTCACGATCGCGTTCCTCGCGGGAATCGAGGCGCTCCTCTCGGCTGTCGTGGCCGACGGCATGACGGGTTACCGGCACCGCCCCAACCAGGAACTGGTCGGCCAAGGGGTCGCCAACCTCGCCTCCGCGTTGTTCGGGGGATTGCCGGCGACGGGCGCCATCGCGAGGACCGCCGCCAACGTGAAAGCGGGCGGCAGAACGCCCGTGGCGGGAATCATTCACTCCGCCTTGCTGATGGCCATTGTCTACTTCTTCTCGGGATCGATGACCTCTATCCCGCTGGCCTCGCTGGCGGCGATCCTGTTCGTCGTGGCCTGGGGGATGAGCGAGCACCGGCAGTTCGTTCACCTGCTCAAGCTCCCGAGCTCGGATCGGGCGGTGATGCTCCTGACCTTCTTGCTGACCGTGTTCGTCGACCTGACGGCGGCCATTGGCGTGGGCGTCACGATCGCCTCGCTGCTGTTCATGAAGCACATGTCCGACTCGGTGAGTGTGACCCCGCAGGGAGGCCTCGTTGCCGACGCCCTCGACAACGAGCAGGAAGACACCACCCAGCGGACCGAGCTCCCCCCTGGAGTGGAGGTGTTCCGCATCACCGGCCCGCTGTTCTTCGGCGTCTCGAACGCGTTGGTCGACACGCTCCACGACATCGGCCAGAAGCCCGAGGCGATGATCATCCGCATGAAGCAGGTCCCGTACATCGACGCCAGCGGCGCCAAATCGATCCGCGAGATGATCAAGGTGTGCCGGGACGACGGGATCAAGGTCGTGCTCAGCAGCCCACGCAAGCAGCCGCTCGGGTTGCTGAAGAAGGCCGGCGTCTTTGAGAACGGCGACGACGTGGTCTGCGCCCCGAGCTACGACCGGGCGATCGAGATCGCCCAGGACATCGTCGAGCAGCGTGCACCGAACCCGTTTGCCGAAACGGGCTGA
- the hisD gene encoding histidinol dehydrogenase encodes MKLKIARIDARRPESLSALQELRHKLAPDGNVVSDAGRRKTIEVFGEPLTPTQVVERICDDVRDRGVEAALEYGEKLDGARLAADELRVPAEELAAAHAAAEPEFLETVRRLRANILRFQSAILHTDVSVDLPGGGSLRQRYLPLERVGLCVPGGAAAYPSTVLMTAVPAQAAGVKELAVVAPPTKFGSYNTDLLATCHELGIDEVYRVGGAQAVAAMAYGLDPSPPQGEGILRKVDKIVGPGNLFVALAKRHVYGTVDIDSIAGPSEVIVIADQSTPARYAAADLIAQAEHAPGSAVLVTWHEPLIEAVAEELEKQLAELSRGELAKQSLEAFGALITVGDRAQAARLCDELATEHLHLACEQPQQLLDQIRCAGAVFMGPHSPVPVGDYAAGPSHVLPTGATARFASGLSSNDFLRSNSVIEFTAKDLKANAEDIVRIAEKESLTAHAAAVSVRLE; translated from the coding sequence ATGAAGCTCAAAATCGCCCGCATCGACGCCCGCCGCCCCGAGTCTCTCTCCGCCCTCCAGGAGCTGCGCCACAAGCTCGCGCCCGACGGCAATGTGGTCAGCGACGCCGGGCGCCGGAAGACGATCGAGGTTTTCGGCGAGCCCCTCACCCCCACCCAGGTGGTCGAGCGTATCTGCGACGACGTGCGCGACCGTGGCGTGGAGGCGGCCTTGGAGTACGGCGAGAAGCTCGACGGCGCGCGGCTCGCGGCCGACGAACTGCGTGTGCCGGCAGAAGAGCTGGCCGCCGCCCACGCCGCGGCCGAGCCGGAGTTCCTTGAGACGGTCCGCCGCCTGCGTGCGAACATCTTGCGGTTCCAGAGCGCGATCTTGCACACGGACGTGAGCGTCGACCTGCCTGGCGGCGGCTCGCTGCGGCAGCGTTACTTGCCGCTGGAGCGCGTTGGCCTGTGCGTGCCGGGCGGGGCGGCGGCTTACCCGTCGACCGTGCTGATGACCGCCGTGCCGGCGCAGGCGGCCGGCGTGAAGGAGCTGGCGGTGGTCGCGCCGCCGACGAAGTTCGGCAGCTACAACACCGACCTGCTGGCCACCTGCCACGAGCTTGGCATCGACGAGGTTTACCGTGTGGGCGGCGCCCAGGCCGTGGCGGCGATGGCTTATGGCCTAGATCCCTCTCCCCCGCAGGGGGAGGGGATTTTAAGGAAGGTCGACAAGATCGTCGGCCCCGGCAACCTGTTCGTCGCGCTCGCCAAGCGGCACGTGTACGGCACGGTCGACATCGACTCGATCGCCGGGCCGAGCGAGGTGATTGTGATCGCCGACCAGAGCACCCCCGCCCGTTACGCCGCCGCCGACCTGATCGCGCAGGCCGAGCACGCCCCTGGCTCGGCGGTGCTGGTCACATGGCACGAGCCGCTCATCGAAGCCGTCGCCGAAGAACTGGAGAAGCAGCTCGCCGAGCTGTCGCGCGGCGAGCTCGCCAAGCAATCGCTCGAGGCGTTCGGCGCGCTGATCACCGTAGGCGATCGCGCCCAGGCCGCCCGGCTGTGCGACGAGCTGGCGACCGAGCACCTGCACCTCGCGTGCGAGCAGCCTCAGCAGCTGCTGGACCAGATCCGCTGCGCGGGCGCCGTGTTCATGGGTCCCCACAGCCCGGTGCCGGTGGGCGACTACGCCGCCGGCCCGTCGCACGTGTTGCCCACTGGCGCCACGGCCCGCTTCGCCAGCGGCCTGTCGAGCAACGACTTCCTGCGGTCGAACAGCGTGATCGAGTTCACGGCGAAGGACCTCAAGGCGAACGCGGAGGACATCGTCCGCATCGCGGAGAAAGAAAGCCTCACCGCCCACGCCGCGGCTGTCTCGGTTCGATTAGAATAA
- a CDS encoding SMP-30/gluconolactonase/LRE family protein: protein MNWCHAQDTTTFPTLGEVVRLDPALDELIEPGAKIEVLAGGFDWSEGPVWVPRDGGFLLFSDIPPNRVMKWVEGQGVSVFLDPSGYTGVGRYSREPGSNGMFLDPKGDLTLCEHGDRRVAMMTWDGGKRTLVDNYQGKRLNSPNDCVWSARGDLYFTDPPYGLPGQWDSPQRELDFCGVYRLSPAGELSLVDRTLNRPNGIGLSPDGRTLYVAQSESRAAIWRKYPVADDGSVGDGELFFDATEQGRQMRGLPDGLAVDAAGNVWATGPGGVWVFSPEGEPLGRIATGEATANCCFGGADGSHLYMTADMWLCRIKTKSKGQGF from the coding sequence TTGAATTGGTGCCACGCGCAAGACACCACGACTTTCCCCACGCTCGGCGAAGTGGTGCGGCTCGATCCGGCGCTCGACGAGCTGATCGAGCCGGGCGCCAAGATCGAGGTGCTCGCCGGCGGCTTCGATTGGTCGGAGGGTCCGGTCTGGGTTCCGCGTGACGGCGGGTTCCTGCTGTTCTCCGACATCCCGCCCAACCGGGTGATGAAATGGGTCGAAGGGCAGGGGGTGAGCGTGTTTCTCGACCCGTCGGGCTACACCGGTGTCGGCCGCTACAGCCGCGAACCGGGCAGCAACGGCATGTTCCTCGACCCCAAGGGCGACCTCACGCTTTGCGAACACGGCGACCGCCGCGTGGCGATGATGACCTGGGACGGCGGCAAGCGGACGCTCGTCGACAACTACCAAGGCAAACGCCTCAACAGCCCCAACGATTGCGTCTGGTCCGCCCGCGGCGACCTCTACTTCACCGACCCGCCGTACGGCCTGCCGGGGCAGTGGGACTCGCCGCAGCGGGAGCTCGACTTCTGCGGCGTCTACCGCCTGTCGCCCGCGGGCGAGCTGTCGCTGGTCGATCGCACACTCAATCGGCCGAACGGCATCGGCCTGTCGCCCGACGGCCGCACGCTTTACGTCGCCCAGTCGGAGTCGCGTGCGGCGATCTGGCGCAAGTACCCCGTGGCCGACGACGGCTCGGTCGGCGACGGCGAGCTGTTCTTCGACGCGACGGAGCAGGGGCGCCAGATGCGCGGCCTGCCGGACGGTTTGGCCGTCGACGCGGCGGGCAACGTGTGGGCCACCGGCCCCGGCGGTGTGTGGGTCTTCTCGCCCGAGGGCGAGCCTTTGGGCCGCATCGCCACCGGCGAAGCAACGGCCAATTGCTGCTTCGGCGGCGCCGACGGGAGCCACCTCTACATGACGGCCGACATGTGGCTCTGTAGGATTAAGACCAAATCGAAAGGGCAGGGGTTCTGA